Proteins from a genomic interval of Zingiber officinale cultivar Zhangliang chromosome 2A, Zo_v1.1, whole genome shotgun sequence:
- the LOC122040561 gene encoding uncharacterized protein LOC122040561, which yields MLIFGMGLYGLFISNIPTGTPSRVDRALKGSSLFGMFALKERPKWMQISSLDELKTKVGHVIVMILLVKMFERSKMVTIATGMDLFSYSICIFLSSASLYILHNLHKPE from the exons ATGCTGATCTTCGGTATGGGATTATATGGACTGTTCATCAGCAATATACCCACAGGGACCCCGTCTCGTGTCGACCGTGCTCTAAAGGGATCTTCTTTGTTTGGAATGTTTGCCTTAAAG GAGAGGCCAAAGTGGATGCAGATTAGTTCCCTCGACGAGTTAAAAACAAAGGTCGGGCATGTCATTGTTATGATTCTCCTGGTGAAGATGTTTGAAAGAAGCAAAATGGTGACCATAGCTACCGGGATGGATCTTTTTAGTTACTCGATATGCATATTCTTATCCTCAGCATCATTGTACATCTTGCACAATCTTCACAAGCCTGAATGA
- the LOC122044357 gene encoding uncharacterized protein LOC122044357 produces MTSDIRTTVLPKLDALRAYDMPDDVILVLLTRYGYALLTDTARFNEAFDKIKKMGICLKKTTFARALGLLAILPKKWEEKVENLRGLGWSQDHVLEAFAKQPHVAMVSTEKTRKIVKFLEEKLGWTPEDIVKYPTVLTLSLEKRMMPRYVVLSILRHKGLIKTGFTGKHFVISSNKFQMEFVTEYQDKAPEIVEAY; encoded by the coding sequence ATGACCTCAGACATCAGAACCACCGTGCTTCCCAAGCTCGATGCTCTGCGCGCATACGACATGCCCGATGATGTAATCTTAGTGCTTTTGACCCGTTACGGCTACGCTTTGCTGACAGATACAGCTCGATTCAATGAGGCCTTTGACAAGATCAAGAAGATGGGAATCTGTCTGAAGAAAACCACGTTCGCCCGTGCCCTCGGGTTGCTCGCTATATTGCCGAAGAAGTGGGAGGAGAAAGTGGAGAACTTGAGGGGATTGGGATGGTCGCAGGATCATGTCTTGGAGGCATTCGCAAAGCAACCTCACGTTGCGATGGTATCGACGGAGAAGACAAGGAAGATTGTGAAGTTTCTTGAAGAGAAGCTGGGATGGACACCGGAGGACATTGTGAAGTATCCAACTGTTCTGACATTGAGCCTGGAGAAGAGGATGATGCCCAGGTATGTCGTCCTGAGCATTCTCAGGCACAAGGGATTAATCAAGACTGGCTTCACAGGGAAACATTTTGTGATTTCGAGCAACAAGTTCCAAATGGAATTTGTGACCGAGTATCAAGACAAAGCTCCAGAGATAGTTGAAGCTTATTAA